The following DNA comes from Candidatus Epulonipiscium sp..
ATCGGTTATAATGTAAGCAAAGCGCAATTTACACAAGACCTTAAAGACGATAAAGTACAAAACCCACTTATTTCTCCTATAAAGAAAAGCTCTGATTCGGATTTTGAAATAACCATTTAGAGGTGAAATATGGATAATAAAGAAAACAAGAAAATACCATCAGCACTATTTGAAGTAGTCTTTGAAATGGTAAGTTATATTGATGAAATAGATAGAAAAAAGTATAAAGACAAAAATATATTAAAGGATTCTTATAATAAGTCGATAAATAATGTAGACAAAACAAATATAAGGTAGGTGTTTTAATTGAGAATTAACCATAATATACCGGCTTTAAGAACTTTAAATCAATTAGCAAGGACAAATTCCAAGATGGATAAGACCATGCAAAGACTTTCCTCAGGCCTTAGAATCAATAGTGCTGCAGACGATGCAGCAGGTCTTGCAATAGCTCAAAAAATGGATACCCAGGTAAGAGGATTAAAACAGGCTAATAGGAATGCCATGGATGGAATTTCCCTTATTCAAACAGCAGAAGGGGCATTAAATGAGGTACATGCTATGCTTCAAAGGGTTCGTGAACTAGCCATTCAATCCTCTAATGGAACTTTAACAGCAGAAGATAGAAAAGCCATCAATGATGAAGTTGACCAATTAAAACAAGAAATAAAAAGAATCTCGGATAACATTGAGTTTAATGAAAGAAAACTATTAAATGGTGAAATCGATAGAAGAGCTTTTTCAAATAATAAAAAGGTTGCAGATATTGTATCAATGAGTGATACAGTAGATCCTGGTAGCTACACATTTACTGTGGGCAAGGCGGCTACTCAAACCTATGTAGACTCAATAGCCAAATTTGATGTGCCAACTGGGGTATCAGGAAAAATCAATATTAATGGGGAACAAGTAGAAATACTAGCGACCGATGATGCCCAAACTGCATTTGCAAAACTAAGAGATCTTTGTGATACAGTAGGAATCGATTTATTTAAATATGAATCTGGTTCAGATGAAAAGCTATCCATGGTGGTTAGGGAATATGGGGCTGTTGATTTAACCATAAAGGGAGATAAAGACTTATTAGTAAAATTAGGATTGCAAGAGGCCAATGCTAATTCTACCCCGGTTGCTGCTACTGAGGGAAACAATGTAGAGATTTCTGGGATTAGTGGAAGTTTTCCGCCAAATACAACTTATACCATAGAGGGAAACCGTATAGTTTTCCAGGCTAGCGAAGGATTTCAGCTAATTGCTGAGGGCTCCATTAATATACTAGATCCTGAAGATTTAGAAACTCCTAAAGAGGCAGGTCCAACAGGGGAGGTAACCCTTGATATTCTAGAAACTGGTCCCTTAGATTTACAAATAGGGGCTAATGAAGGACAGTTTATGCAGGTTCGTATCCAAAATCTATCCCCAACTTCCCTAGGATTAGATAATATGAATCTAAATACTACGGAATCTTCCCAAAGAACGATTACTATTGTAGATGATGCTATTGAGCAAATATCTTCTGTTCGTTCTAAGTTAGGGGCATACCAAAACCGTCTAGAGCACACCGTAGCAAACCTAGACGTAGCTGCAGAAAATATGACCTCATCCCTATCTAGAATTCAAGATGCGGATATGGCAGCGGAAATGGCAGAATACACCCAAAAGAATATTTTATCCCAGGCTGGAACTTCCATGCTTGCTCAAGCTAATCAAAGGCCTGCGCAAATATTACAACTACTTCAAGGATAAGGGGATAATCTATGATGGAAAATAAGACCGCACAGGTTGTCAATGCAAGCCCGGGTCAACTTATAGTGATTACTTATGAGCTTATTATTGGAACCTTAGAAGATGCAAAAAACCAAATTCCAGTGGAAGATGAAAAAAAGTTTAAAAGGGCTCTAGATAAAGCTCAAAGGCTTCTCAGAGAACTTATAGATGCCTTAGATTTATCCTATGATATTTCCCATGATTTAATGGCAATGTATTTATACATTAATAAGACAATAATCAATGCCTATGTGACTAGGAAAAAAGAGCCTATAGAAGAAACAATAAAGATTTTAAAAACCCTTCTTAAAGGTTGGGAAGAAGTAGCAGCCGTAGAAGAAAAAAATCCCCCTGTGGTTGAAAATGCTCAGCAAATATATGCAGGATTAACCTATGGAAAAGGAAGTTTAAACGAATCTGTAGTGGAAGAAAAAAATAGAGGATTTAAGGCATAATAAACCAAAGTATAAAAAGAGTTTATGTTAATGAGCATAAACTCTTTTTTGGGCTTTAATTTATTTTGGATAAGCCATATGAATAAAATACCAACCATTGGACTATACTTATATTAGCAAAGTTATCCAAGGAGGTATTATTTTTGAACCCTATCGTAGCCACCGGGAAAAAGGGATTTTTCCCCTTTAAATTAAAAATAAAAAAGGCATATCCACCTACAGAAGAAGAGGAAATCAAAAATGCGCTTCGAAAAATTAAAAATGAAATCGATTTGGCTTATCATAGATTTGAAAATGCTATGGACAAAGAATTAGTAGATAGCTGTATATACGAAATGAAAGCTCTTCAAAAAAAGTACGAATTCTACTTAAAGAAAGCTAAAGAAAAGGATATATCTTTATTAAAAGAATGGGAGCAGACCTCATAATATCTATTATTCAGGGGGGATACTATGGAAGGCAATGGTATTTTGATTTTTTTAATAATAGCTGGAGGTATTATTTTAACCTTTATGATTTTCCCAAAGCCTTTAAAACTTATTTTAAGGGCTATTCTACAGGGATTAGGAGGCTTAGTAGGGTTTTTTGTGTTAAATTTTATTTTATCTCCCATAGGGTGGTCAGTGGGAATTAATTGGACCACTATGCTTATAGTCGGGATATTGGGCATTCCGGGATTCATTTTTCTATATCTTTTAAATATCTTTTTATAATACCGATTTATATTTTTTGCTAACCATTGTTAAACATTTAACCATGGTAAAAACAAGAAGTATTCACATACATATAGGAATTTTAACTTAGCTATTACACCATACATATGTAAGGCAAGTTTTTACAATCACTCGAACTAATACATCCATTTTTATATTAATGGGTTCACTTATTGACATGAGATTTTTGCAATGATAGACTTAGATAGCATATAATTTCAAAGGTATACATTAGTGTGTAAAAGTAAAAATGGGGGTTGTTTTAATGGCTAATAATAAAAAAATATTATTTGTTTCTTCGGAGGCTTCACCCTTTGCAAAAACAGGGGGGCTTGGGGATGTTGCAGGGGCTCTTCCATATGCTTTAAAAAAGTTAGGAGTAGATGTTAGGATAGTTATACCAAGGTACAAATGTATTCCTAAAGAATACACTAAGGACTCAAAATTAAAAGAAGAATATACAGTTTATCTAGATTGGAGAAAGCAATCTGCCTCTATTTACGAATATGATAATGGATTGCCGGTGTATTTTGTGGAAAATGATTATTACTTTGGAAGAGAAGGCTTATATGGATATCATGACGATCATGAAAGATTTGCCTTTTTTTGTAAGGCGGTTTTAGAAATGCTTCCTAAAATAGACTTTATACCTGATATTATCCATTGTAATGACTGGCAAACAGGTCCTATTTGCATCCTTCTCAACGAAATCTATAAAAGAAATGATACATACAAATCCATATCCTCCTTATTTACTATACATAATATACAGTATCAAGGCATATTTGGGAGGGAAACCCTAAGTATGCTAGGGCTCTCTGATTGGTATTTTAATTCCGAAAGGATGGAATACTACGGGAATATAAGCTATATGAAGGCAGGGTTAATATATGCTGATGCCATAAGTACGGTTAGCAACACCTATGCAAAAGAAATAAAAACCTATGAATATGGCTATGGATTAGAAGGCATACTTCAAAAAAGAAGTAGCAATCTTTATGGCATTATAAATGGTATTGATTATAAACTATATAATCCCGAAACCGATAAAAATATTTATTTTCCATATTCTAAAGAAAATATTAAATTAAAAGAAAATAATAAAAGAGCCCTTCAAAAGGAACTTAATCTCCCCCAGAGGGATGTACCCGTTATAGGTATTGTATCTAGATTAGTGGATCAAAAGGGATTTAATTTAATAGCGGAACAAATTAATGAACTTATGAAAGAGGATATCCAACTTATAGTTTTAGGAACGGGACAAGAGGGATATGAAAACCTATTTATCTATATGGAGAAAACTTTC
Coding sequences within:
- a CDS encoding flagellar protein FliS, with the protein product MMENKTAQVVNASPGQLIVITYELIIGTLEDAKNQIPVEDEKKFKRALDKAQRLLRELIDALDLSYDISHDLMAMYLYINKTIINAYVTRKKEPIEETIKILKTLLKGWEEVAAVEEKNPPVVENAQQIYAGLTYGKGSLNESVVEEKNRGFKA
- a CDS encoding DUF2508 family protein, which encodes MNPIVATGKKGFFPFKLKIKKAYPPTEEEEIKNALRKIKNEIDLAYHRFENAMDKELVDSCIYEMKALQKKYEFYLKKAKEKDISLLKEWEQTS
- the glgA gene encoding glycogen synthase GlgA, coding for MANNKKILFVSSEASPFAKTGGLGDVAGALPYALKKLGVDVRIVIPRYKCIPKEYTKDSKLKEEYTVYLDWRKQSASIYEYDNGLPVYFVENDYYFGREGLYGYHDDHERFAFFCKAVLEMLPKIDFIPDIIHCNDWQTGPICILLNEIYKRNDTYKSISSLFTIHNIQYQGIFGRETLSMLGLSDWYFNSERMEYYGNISYMKAGLIYADAISTVSNTYAKEIKTYEYGYGLEGILQKRSSNLYGIINGIDYKLYNPETDKNIYFPYSKENIKLKENNKRALQKELNLPQRDVPVIGIVSRLVDQKGFNLIAEQINELMKEDIQLIVLGTGQEGYENLFIYMEKTFPDKVRAKILFNLNLAQKVYAGSDLFLMPSLFEPCGLGQLMSLRYGTIPIVRNTGGLADTIQAFDEERGVGNGFVFNDYNSWAMMQEIKRAIHIYYQKISWEKLIQNAMDSDYSWEDSAQKYINLYETIGHL